GCGCTTGGCCAGCTTCAGGATGAGGGTTCACCCTCATTGACCACCATCCGAAATCCCTAAAAAACCAGCAACTCCAACATGAAAGGGTGGTGCGCAATGAAGCACGGGTTCATCATCATATGGGTGTCTGGGATTATGGCCCTGTCGGGCTGCGGCGCCGTGGATAACGGCAGCGCTCCGTACGAAGAGAGTGCGAGCATCGTCGACGAGTCACCTGCCCCCACCTCCGAAGTGGCTGAGGAGGAGAATACCCATACAGCCGCTGGAACGTGTCTCGTCTGCTGGAGAGACAGCACGTGGGTGTGTAGCTACCCCACCTTCAGCTGTCCCATCGGCTGGTACAATTACTTCCCGGCGGGCAACTGCAATTGGTGCTACCGCGATGTGTGTGGTTACGTCTCCGTGACTGGAAACATCTCCGCCAACCCCACCACGGTCAACATCCACACTGGGAGCGGCACGGGCTGTACGAACATCAGCTGGAATGCGAACTGCGGCACGGCTCAGGTGTATGTCAGCATGAATGGTGGCGGCGAGACGCTCTTTGCCCAGGGCACTTCTGGTACGCAGAGCGCATGCTGGATTCAGCCCGGCTCGCAGTATGACTTCTGCGTGTATGAAGGAACCAGCCACAGCAACAGCCTCGGCTGTGTGCGGGTCACGGGCGTAGACGCGGGGCCTGCTCCGGATCCTTGTGACTCGTGCCCCTCCCGCACCAGCTGTTTCTGTGGCGACGGCGTCTGCAGGCGCGAAGACACGTATTGCCCGTAGGCCCGAGGGCTGAAGGAGCCGCACTGCGCCACTGGGACGAAGTCCATCGGCGCCAGGAGGCTCGGACTACCGGTGCGCCCCGTCCCTGCACGGGGCGCGCCGCCCCTCATCGTCCCCTGGGCAGCCGCACGATGAAGGCGCTCCCCCGCGGGGGGTTGGCCTCCACGGCGATGCTGCCCCCATGGCCTTGAACCGCGAGCTTGCAGAACGTCAGCCCGAGCCCGCGTCCACACAGGGTCCTCTCGTCGCGTCCCGGAGCCAGGCGCTTGTACTTGTCGAAGATGGCCTGCCTCATCTCCGCTGGAATTCCCGGCCCCTGATCGAGGACACGGAGCTCGACCTCGCCAGCCGCTCCCTCGCGGGCCAGGAGCTGGACCGTGCCGCCGGGCGGGTTGTGCCGGAGGGCATTGTCGATGAGGTTCTGCAGCACGCGGCGGAGCAGCTCCTCGTCCGCGCGCAGGGCCGTCCAGTCAAGCTCCATCCTCAGCTCGAGCCGCTGCTCACACCCCTCGGCCAGGGGGCTCATCATCTCGACGACCTCTTCGAGCAAGCCTTGCAAGTCCATGTCGCAGGGGTTCGGGGTGAAGACCCCATCCTCGCTCCGCGTGATGTCGAGCAGGTCCAGCGCCATGCGGTTGATACCTTCGGCGCCGGCATAAATGCGCTTCCAGCGCTTCCGGTCCGCGTCCGACAAGCCGGTGCTCCGGAGGCGGCACATACACGACAGCATGATGCCGCTCGCGGGGCTCTTCAGGTCGTGGACCAGGTGCGCGGCCAGCTCCTCCTTCTGACGCTGCATGTGGACGAGCGCGTCGTGCTTGGCGGCGAGTTCTTCCCGGCTGGCCAGGAGCTCCACCGTCCGCTCCTGAACCCGCCGCTCGAGGGTCTGAGAGAGCTGGACGTTCTCCATCGCCACGGAGGTGCTATCGGCGAGCGCGGCCAGGAGCCTGACCTCCTCGGGAGAGGCGAGCCGCTTGCGCGCCCAGTAGTTTCCGATGGCGCCCACCGGGGACACAGTCCGGATGGGAACCATCACCAGGCTCTTCACGAACGTCGGTGCGTAGGCATCGGTGGGGATTCGAGGATCCACGTAGATGTCCTCGATGATGGCTGCCTGGCGGTGGAGCATGCTCCAGCCGCTGATGCAGGTCTCCAGGGGAAAGCGCTTGCCCTTCCAGAGCGGCCCGACCGCATCCTCGTCGGCGTAGTAGCAGTAGGGCCCGTCGCGCAGGACGAAGGTCGCGCCATCGGCTCCCGTCAGCTCGCGGGCCGCTCGCTTCACGATGGTCATGATGGAAGGCAGGTCGTGCGCCAGCGAGAGCTCCTGCACGACGGAGATCAGGCGTTCCATGCCGCCGGCACATCGAGAGACCTCACCGCTCCGAAACTCGGGCTCAGCGAACACAGGGGCAGACATGACGGAGTTACACCTTCCCACAGCGGCAAGCAGCCACGATGGTCATCCCTCGGGAAGCCTGTTTCCCTACGAGAACTCTCCTGCAAAGCTTAAAGCTTCCATGAAACATCGAAGCGGCATGCGCATGGTCATGAAGCGCACGGCCATCCTCGTCGCAGCAGACGAGCCCTCGCCGCGCGCCTTGTCACTGACGTGAGGCGCGCATAAACCGGGGCCATGGGAATGTCGCTGCGGAGCACCCGAGCGGTTTGGCTGGCACTCGGGGCCGTGGGCGTGGCCGTGCGTCTGTGGCTCTGGTGGGTGTCCATCGGCAGCACAGACGTCATGGTCTGGGGTGAGCACGGCCGGTCGCTCGTGGCCGACGGACTGACTCGCTCCTACGAGCTCCGGACGCACTTCAACCACCCG
The Hyalangium minutum DNA segment above includes these coding regions:
- a CDS encoding ATP-binding protein gives rise to the protein MERLISVVQELSLAHDLPSIMTIVKRAARELTGADGATFVLRDGPYCYYADEDAVGPLWKGKRFPLETCISGWSMLHRQAAIIEDIYVDPRIPTDAYAPTFVKSLVMVPIRTVSPVGAIGNYWARKRLASPEEVRLLAALADSTSVAMENVQLSQTLERRVQERTVELLASREELAAKHDALVHMQRQKEELAAHLVHDLKSPASGIMLSCMCRLRSTGLSDADRKRWKRIYAGAEGINRMALDLLDITRSEDGVFTPNPCDMDLQGLLEEVVEMMSPLAEGCEQRLELRMELDWTALRADEELLRRVLQNLIDNALRHNPPGGTVQLLAREGAAGEVELRVLDQGPGIPAEMRQAIFDKYKRLAPGRDERTLCGRGLGLTFCKLAVQGHGGSIAVEANPPRGSAFIVRLPRGR